A region of Streptomyces paludis DNA encodes the following proteins:
- a CDS encoding MAB_1171c family putative transporter, producing MSALDLAGYLIAALMTAVALWRMPAALWGDEDDRRRRALWGCYAGFAIALWTKTSAVRIGLNNSPVTDLAVLIKHYTATIAILAILSYIVAIYGQYPTDGDIPRHVRFARRVQRLAARTAVATLALLTALFFTVVDRSVPSDRFVSDHAGEWGATLYMSVFYLYLGAASAVCAYQWALATAGATRRHLRVGLGMMTFAMFIGVGYTVSRTLFMWISVVDTPSEHFALRFDQITEAAQLVLFAFFALGASLPAFSTGWRRLKLRRAQARLHPLWHELMTAFPDQPFEPPRSLARELTRFDTPVDLRIDRWAADIADAVEKLRHYVPDGLVPAAKEAAAAAAADGPGASGEGPLADAYWIKSALAAKNGGAPAGGAAAIEANHATDQDGEVAWLVRVASAYRTITDDRVRDVLNTLETLKTGGKERTA from the coding sequence GTGAGCGCGCTCGACCTCGCCGGCTACCTCATAGCCGCCCTGATGACCGCCGTCGCCCTCTGGCGCATGCCGGCCGCCCTGTGGGGCGACGAGGACGACAGACGCCGGCGCGCCCTCTGGGGCTGCTACGCCGGATTCGCCATCGCCCTCTGGACCAAGACCAGCGCCGTACGGATCGGGCTCAACAACAGCCCCGTCACCGACCTGGCCGTCCTCATCAAGCACTACACGGCGACCATCGCGATCCTGGCCATCCTCAGCTACATCGTCGCCATCTACGGCCAGTACCCGACCGACGGCGACATCCCCCGGCACGTACGGTTCGCCCGCCGCGTCCAGCGTCTCGCGGCCCGGACCGCCGTCGCCACACTCGCCCTGCTGACCGCGCTGTTCTTCACGGTGGTCGACCGCTCCGTCCCCTCGGACCGCTTTGTCTCCGATCACGCGGGCGAGTGGGGCGCCACGCTCTACATGAGCGTCTTCTACCTCTACCTGGGCGCGGCGTCGGCCGTCTGCGCGTACCAGTGGGCGCTGGCCACCGCCGGGGCCACCCGCCGCCATCTGCGGGTGGGGCTGGGCATGATGACGTTCGCGATGTTCATCGGCGTCGGCTACACCGTCAGCCGGACGCTCTTCATGTGGATCAGCGTGGTCGACACCCCGAGCGAGCACTTCGCGCTCCGCTTCGACCAGATCACCGAGGCCGCTCAGCTCGTCCTCTTCGCCTTCTTCGCGCTCGGCGCCTCCCTTCCCGCCTTCAGTACGGGCTGGCGCCGGCTGAAGCTGCGCCGGGCGCAGGCGCGGCTGCACCCGCTGTGGCACGAGCTGATGACGGCCTTCCCCGACCAGCCCTTCGAACCGCCGAGGTCGCTGGCGCGCGAACTCACCCGCTTCGACACCCCGGTGGACCTGCGGATCGACCGGTGGGCCGCCGACATCGCGGACGCGGTGGAGAAGCTGCGGCACTACGTACCGGACGGCCTCGTCCCGGCGGCCAAGGAGGCTGCCGCCGCCGCTGCGGCCGACGGCCCGGGTGCGTCGGGCGAGGGGCCGCTGGCCGACGCGTACTGGATCAAGTCCGCCCTGGCCGCGAAGAACGGCGGCGCGCCGGCGGGCGGCGCGGCGGCCATCGAGGCGAACCACGCCACCGACCAGGACGGCGAAGTGGCCTGGCTGGTACGGGTGGCGAGCGCGTACCGGACGATCACCGACGACCGGGTGCGGGACGTACTGAATACCCTGGAGACTCTGAAGACCGGGGGCAAGGAGAGGACAGCGTGA
- a CDS encoding toxin, translating into MSLRELRRECEAGLADLPLPTPFSVAGLVANMEAARGRTIVLHELPDQLARVNAACGLRLASGSTSLVLYRRRPTAYQTQHVILHELCHEWFDHGTTLDAEQLSRLLPVFDPSLIGRMLSTDPAQPANAAEPANPANRPTTIQARAQYDTHDERVAEFGASLIPQMVRDMSTDDMVGRLANSLSRPVARRRRGIGGGGGFFRP; encoded by the coding sequence ATGTCTCTGCGCGAACTGCGGCGGGAGTGCGAAGCCGGCCTGGCCGACCTCCCCCTCCCCACACCGTTCAGCGTCGCCGGGCTCGTGGCGAACATGGAGGCGGCCCGGGGCCGGACGATCGTGCTGCACGAACTGCCCGACCAGCTGGCCCGCGTGAACGCCGCCTGCGGGCTGCGCCTCGCCTCCGGCTCCACCAGCCTCGTGCTCTACCGGCGCCGCCCGACCGCGTACCAGACCCAGCACGTCATCCTGCACGAGCTGTGCCACGAGTGGTTCGACCACGGCACGACGCTCGACGCGGAGCAACTCTCGCGGCTGCTGCCCGTCTTCGACCCGTCGCTGATCGGCCGGATGCTGTCGACGGACCCGGCGCAGCCCGCGAATGCGGCAGAACCGGCGAACCCGGCGAACCGGCCGACCACGATCCAGGCACGCGCGCAGTACGACACCCACGATGAGCGAGTGGCCGAATTCGGTGCGTCACTCATCCCCCAGATGGTCAGGGACATGTCCACAGATGACATGGTGGGCCGACTGGCCAACTCGCTCTCCCGGCCGGTCGCACGCCGCCGCCGGGGCATCGGTGGCGGCGGCGGCTTCTTCCGCCCGTAA
- a CDS encoding phosphatase PAP2 family protein produces MSPRLTAARTVTNVFQPRNLLLVCMPGVGWAAAGDWTGLPWGLLAALCAGLIPAGYIEWRRKRGAWGDRHVVDRTKRAPIFLVILGSIGTGSLIMVLGGAPAGILAAMLGLWAMTVGLLAVNTVWKISVDATVGSGVVALLAAAHSPWWLLGYAMTLAVCWSRVALKYHTVAQTVAGTGLGAASAAAFLFV; encoded by the coding sequence GTGAGTCCCCGTCTCACCGCCGCCCGTACGGTCACCAACGTCTTCCAGCCGCGCAATCTCCTGCTGGTCTGCATGCCCGGCGTCGGCTGGGCGGCGGCGGGCGACTGGACCGGGCTGCCGTGGGGCTTGCTCGCCGCCCTGTGCGCCGGGCTGATCCCCGCCGGCTACATCGAATGGCGGCGGAAGCGGGGCGCCTGGGGCGACCGGCACGTCGTCGACCGTACGAAGCGGGCGCCGATCTTCCTCGTCATCCTCGGCTCCATCGGCACCGGGTCCCTGATCATGGTCCTCGGCGGCGCGCCGGCCGGCATCCTCGCGGCGATGCTCGGGCTGTGGGCGATGACGGTCGGCCTGCTGGCCGTCAACACCGTGTGGAAGATCTCGGTGGACGCGACCGTCGGCTCGGGCGTCGTGGCACTGCTCGCCGCCGCGCACTCGCCCTGGTGGCTGCTCGGGTACGCGATGACGCTGGCGGTGTGCTGGTCACGGGTGGCGCTGAAGTACCACACGGTCGCGCAGACGGTGGCGGGCACGGGACTGGGGGCGGCTTCGGCGGCGGCGTTCCTGTTCGTATGA